Part of the Sulfitobacter sp. W027 genome, CATTGCTTGCGCGAGGTGGGCTCCCTCCTCAGCACTGTCGGAAATGCCGCCAAATTCCAGATCATATCCAACGCGGCCCCAAAAACGGGCAGTGTTGTTATCAATCGGTAGCAGTGTGGGGTCCTTCAGGCAGGCCAAAGCCGTCGCATAGGGTGAATGACAATGCAGGATCACGCGCGCTGCGGGGATTTCCCGGTGCAATGTACCATGGACCGCCCATGCCGAAGGGTCAGGTGCATTGTCGCCCAACATTGTTTGGTCATCATCCACATCCAGCAGAAGCAAGTCGTCGGGATTGATCGTTGCGAAATGCTGCCAGCATGGGTTCAGCAAGAATTGCCGCCCGTCTTCAGACACAGCCGCGCTGAAGTGGTTGCCGACAGATTCGCTCCATCCAAATTGATGGCATAGCCGAAACGCGGCGGCGAGGTCTGTTCGCAGCGCTGCTGTTGTGTCAATTTCTGTATGTATATTCATGATTTGAACCGCCCTTCGGACACTAGAGACCGATAGGTCGACCGCATTTCGGCCCTGTCTGTATACGTGCCGCGCAAATAACGCTCACCGCTTGTCGCAGAGTATGCGGCCCGTCCATGCACGATGCGGTGGTTGTCAAATACGATACACTCCGTCGCTTGGAGCGTGAATTTCATGATGTATTTATCGTTCTGCAACAGCTTTCCGAACCGACAGAATGCGGGGTAATAGGTTTCCAACAGATCCTGCGGCAGGTCGATCAAATCCAGCATATGCTGGCTGATCGTCAGGCCTGACACCGCGCCATTCTGGTCAAGCTCAATGACGCGTTGATAGCTGCGCATGTCATAATTATCGTGTTCGCAGTAAAACGGTATTTCGATTTCCGACAAGAGCTTGAAACCTTCCGGGTCAATGTCACGGAAGTCATTGGCCGCTGCAACCCCATCCCCGAACAGGTTCAAACCCCCCTTTACGCTGTTAGCGCGCATGTGCAGATATTGAATGCCGGGCGCGGCCTCCTCTGCGGGGACATCTGTGTGTAATTCGAGGGCCGCAGCGGTATAGGCGCTATTGGTCGGATTGATATGCGTTCGCACATCGAAGTAATCCCCAAAGAAGGTCGGGCGCACAGTCCCCGCCAAGTTCGCGAGGTCAGTGAGCGCTGCATCTGTGTCGGGCATATGGGTCACGATTGAGATTCCTTCAACGATCATCGCCTCAAGCCATGCCGTCCGCTTGGTTCGATCTGTCTTCAACTCGTCGAGGGTGAAACGAGCTACATCTGCCAAGTGGTCTCCGAACCACGGTTTGCGGGACAAATCGGCGGGGTCGGGCCGTGCCGTCCCGTTTGCATATGTCTCCAACGTTGCCAGTGGCATACGTGTCACATGGTCTTCGTCTGCCCATGTGATCACCAAGTTCTCGCCTTCAACCTGCGCAGCACGCGCCCGCGGAGGGAGGCTTAGATGAAAGATATCAAATGTGCGCTCACGCGTGACGCTGTTGAAGGACGTCGGGCAGTTATCGCGCAGCCAATAGTAGTTGAAATAGGCCATTTCCGCACCTGACAGGGCAATACGAAGGCCATTTTCGCCTAATATAACATGGGTCGGGGGAGAGGTTTGTATATTCATAATGTGGTCCCTAAGGAAGGTGACGTACTCCTTTGAATTCTACCGAAATAGACCTTTCAAAAAAGCTGCAAAAATCGGAACATAAGTTAACACAGGAGTTAACTTATGCCTGACCGATCTTTCCTTCATGCGCTTGAAACGCTGGAATTGGTGTGTCGCTTGGGCTCAATGCAGAAAGCGGCGGCGCGTTTGAACGTTTCGCCACCCGCAATCACCCGTGCAATTCGGCTGCTGGAAGCCGATGTCGGTGCTGCTCTCATGGATCGCAGCACAAAGCCTGCGCGTCCCACCGAAGCAGGCGAAAGACTGGCACGCGCCACGCGCAACGGCTTGGCCTTGATCGAAGACACCATCGCCGACATCCGCGACGAGAACAGCAGCAACGACCGCCACGTTACCTTGGCCTGCACGATCGGTATGGCGACCTACTGGCTCATGCCGCGCCTGCCAGATTTCTATGCCAAACACCCGACGATCACGGTAAATGTCCAAGCGCCTCCGCTCGACCGCCCTGTGCTTTCGCGCGGCATTGATATTGCGCTGCGCTACGGCACCGGGGATTGGCAGGGCGAGACCATCAAACTTTTTGACGAACGCGTTTGCCCGGTGGGTCGGCCAGAAGTGATTGAACAAGCGCTTAAAGACGGCGGGCTGTCGCGAGCGTGGCTTATCGATGTGCGTTCAACGGCGCAGCACTGGCTCGGATGGTCGGATTACCTCAAGGCCTCGGGTGAGACCTGCAAGCTTGAGGGTGAGGTGTTCGACAATTACATTCACGCCGTGCAGGCCACGCTGGATGGCCGAGGGCTAATGCTTGGATGGAAGTCCATCACGGCAGACTATGTCAATGACGGCACATTTGCCTCGTGGCCCGGAGGCGGCAAAGATTTCGGAACGGGCTATTTCATTTCGTGGTCTAAAAGGGGGGGCCGAAAAGAGGCGGCTCAATCTTTCGTTGAGTGGGC contains:
- a CDS encoding class II aldolase/adducin family protein — encoded protein: MNIHTEIDTTAALRTDLAAAFRLCHQFGWSESVGNHFSAAVSEDGRQFLLNPCWQHFATINPDDLLLLDVDDDQTMLGDNAPDPSAWAVHGTLHREIPAARVILHCHSPYATALACLKDPTLLPIDNNTARFWGRVGYDLEFGGISDSAEEGAHLAQAMGKNTVLVMRNHGNTVTGPTVADAFEDLYFFEKAAQTQILALSSGRPLAVLSDDVAKATAEGWKSYRGMARRHFEYLKSTL
- a CDS encoding TauD/TfdA family dioxygenase; the protein is MNIQTSPPTHVILGENGLRIALSGAEMAYFNYYWLRDNCPTSFNSVTRERTFDIFHLSLPPRARAAQVEGENLVITWADEDHVTRMPLATLETYANGTARPDPADLSRKPWFGDHLADVARFTLDELKTDRTKRTAWLEAMIVEGISIVTHMPDTDAALTDLANLAGTVRPTFFGDYFDVRTHINPTNSAYTAAALELHTDVPAEEAAPGIQYLHMRANSVKGGLNLFGDGVAAANDFRDIDPEGFKLLSEIEIPFYCEHDNYDMRSYQRVIELDQNGAVSGLTISQHMLDLIDLPQDLLETYYPAFCRFGKLLQNDKYIMKFTLQATECIVFDNHRIVHGRAAYSATSGERYLRGTYTDRAEMRSTYRSLVSEGRFKS
- a CDS encoding LysR family transcriptional regulator, encoding MPDRSFLHALETLELVCRLGSMQKAAARLNVSPPAITRAIRLLEADVGAALMDRSTKPARPTEAGERLARATRNGLALIEDTIADIRDENSSNDRHVTLACTIGMATYWLMPRLPDFYAKHPTITVNVQAPPLDRPVLSRGIDIALRYGTGDWQGETIKLFDERVCPVGRPEVIEQALKDGGLSRAWLIDVRSTAQHWLGWSDYLKASGETCKLEGEVFDNYIHAVQATLDGRGLMLGWKSITADYVNDGTFASWPGGGKDFGTGYFISWSKRGGRKEAAQSFVEWAVDVAREQ